Genomic window (Bosea vaviloviae):
CTGTGGCGCAAGCTTGCCGAGCTCCTGAACCGCATGGCGCAGGAAATCGGCCTCCTTGCGCGCCGCCTCGACGCGGATACGCTGTGCCTGCAAAGCCTGGCGTGCGCGCTTCAGCGTCTCGCTGGCCTCAGTCACAGCCGCGGACTGGCTTTCCAGCCCGCCGAAACCGTCGAGGATGAGGCGGTGCTGCGCCGGGTCGGTCAGGGCGCGGTCGTCATGCTGGCCGTGGATTTCGACGATCGCCGCGCCGATCATCCGCAGGATCTGGACGCTGACCGGCTGGTCGTTGACGAAGGCGCGCGTGCGCCCGTCGGCATATTGCACCCGCCGCAGGATCAGGTCGCCATCGGTGTCGATTTCCTGCGCCTGCGCCAGGAGCCGCGCCGGGTGCTGCATCGGCAAGTCGAAAACCGCTCCGACCTGCCCTTGCGTCTCGCCATGGCGCACGAGCCCGCCATCGCCGCGCCCGCCCAAAGCGAGCGCGAAAGCATCGAGCACGATCGACTTGCCGGCACCGGTCTCGCCGGTCAGCACGCTCAGGCCATCGCCGAAGCTCAGATCGAGCCGGTCGATCAAAACGATGTCACGGATCGAGAGCTGCGCCAGCATGGCGCTTAGCGCAGGCTTAAACGAGGGAACATGCGCTGGCGACCTTCATGCCTGCCTTGTCTCTAGCGGAAACCGAATCCAGCAATGCCGGTCACGACGCGCGAAAAGCCATTGAAAGCTCGGCTGATATAGGAACCGCGATCCTCGCGCGGAGCCAGCCCGCCGCTCTCGAGCAGGACATAGGCGTCCTTGTACCAGGGACTGTCGGGGAAGTTATGCCCGAGCACGGCCGCCGCCGTCTGCGCCTCATTGGTGATGCCCAGCGCCATATAGGCCTCGGTCAGGCGCATCAGCGCCTCCTCGACATGGCGCGTGGTCTGGTACTTGGTGATGACGTCGCGGAAGCGGTTCACGGCGCCGGTGTAGTTGCGCTTCTCCAGATAGAAGCGCCCGACATTCATCTCCTTGCCCGCGAGCTGGTCGCGCGCGACGAGGACCTTCTCCTTGGCGTCGACGACATATTCCGACTTCGGGTATCTCTGCAGCAATTCGTCGAAGGCAGCGATCGCCTTCTCCGTCCGCTCCTGATCGCGCGTCGCGTCCGGGATCTGGTTATAATAGGACATCGCCATCAGATACTGCGCATAAGCAGCGTCAGGGCTCGCCGGGTTCTGCGCGATGAAGCGCTTCGAGGCGGTGATCGCGTCGTCCCATTTGCTCGCCTGGTAGTTCGTATAGGCGGACAGGATCAGGCCCTTCTTGGCGAAGGGGGAGAACGGCGCGTTCTTGTCGATCTCGCCGAATTTCTTGGTCGCGCCCTCGCTGTCACCGTTCTGCATCCGCGCCAGGCCCTCATTATAGAGCCTGTCGGCGGGAACGTCGGCGACGACCTCGGGCTTGTAGACCTCGGGCTTGTCGAAGGGATTCATGTTCGACAGCGTATCGCAGCCGCCGAGCATCAGGGCGACGCCAAGGGCAAGGCCCGTGCTGCTGCGCATCGATCCGGCGCGATGGATTGTCGGAATGGTCAGCCGCTTGACGCTCACGTCGTCTGTCCTCTTTCGATCGTCCCCGCTTAATGGGGAAGCATGCCTTACCTCAGACGCCGCCCGCGCGCCACCGTCGAAAACGAGACGCATGATCCGGAACAACCGGGCGAGTGGCGATAGCGGCGCGGAACCTGTCGCCCGCGCGAACATCCGGTGCGAGTCGATTCCAGCAGCGTACATTCGACAGAAAGCAGGCGAATGGAAGGCGCAGACGCGTCTTAGCAGCGCGCGTCAGTGCAAATCCGGCGCGAAGGCGGCCGGTGCGGCCGCCGCCATCTGGACCGCACGCGGAGCGGCGTAAACCGGCTCGGCCTCGACGATCGCGTAATTGGCGCGGTCGGCGAACAGCGCCTCCAGGATGCGGACATTCATGCGATGGCCGCCGCAATAGGAGCGGAACTCGCCCTGGATCGGATAGCCGGCAAGCGCGAGATCGCCGATCGCGTCCAGCACCTTGTGGCGCACGAACTCATCGGCATAGCGCAGTCCTTCGGGATTGATGACCTTGTCGTCACCGATCGCGACCGTGTTGTCGAGCGAGGCGCCGAGCGCGAAGCCCGCCTTCCAGAGCTGCTCGACATCGCGCATGAAGCCAAAGGTCCGCGCACGGGAAATCTCACGGGCGTAAGCCACCGGCTCCAGGTCGAAGACCTTGCGCTGGCGGCCGATCACGGTGGTGTCGAAATCGATCTCGACATCCAGGCGGAAGCCCTCTTGATCCGACGGAAGCAATTCGGCGAAGGCGCGGCCATGCTCGATCCGCACCGCCTGCAGAATCTTGAGGTAGCGCCGGGCGGCCTGCAGCGTCGTGACGCCGACAGACTCGATCGCGTTGACGAATTCGGTGGCGCTGCCGTCCATGATCGGCATCTCGGGGCCGTCGATCTCGACGAGCACATTGTCGAGGCCAAGGCCGGCGCAGGCCGACATAAGATGCTCGATGGTCGCGACCGAAGCCGAGGCCTTGTCACCGATCACGGTGCAAAGCTCGGTGGCGCTGACCTTGGTATGCTTGGCGTGGATCAATTGCGCCGGCTCGGCATCCAGCCCCTTGCGCAGGAAGACCACGCCCGAATTGGCGCTGGAGGGCTTCAGGCAAATGGTGGCGGGTGCTCCGGAGTGCACGCCGATCCCGGTCAAGGTCACAGGGGCGCGCAGTGTCGTCTGCCGATCGAAGCTCATCTGGTATCCAATC
Coding sequences:
- a CDS encoding outer membrane protein assembly factor BamD; translated protein: MRSSTGLALGVALMLGGCDTLSNMNPFDKPEVYKPEVVADVPADRLYNEGLARMQNGDSEGATKKFGEIDKNAPFSPFAKKGLILSAYTNYQASKWDDAITASKRFIAQNPASPDAAYAQYLMAMSYYNQIPDATRDQERTEKAIAAFDELLQRYPKSEYVVDAKEKVLVARDQLAGKEMNVGRFYLEKRNYTGAVNRFRDVITKYQTTRHVEEALMRLTEAYMALGITNEAQTAAAVLGHNFPDSPWYKDAYVLLESGGLAPREDRGSYISRAFNGFSRVVTGIAGFGFR
- the lpxC gene encoding UDP-3-O-acyl-N-acetylglucosamine deacetylase: MSFDRQTTLRAPVTLTGIGVHSGAPATICLKPSSANSGVVFLRKGLDAEPAQLIHAKHTKVSATELCTVIGDKASASVATIEHLMSACAGLGLDNVLVEIDGPEMPIMDGSATEFVNAIESVGVTTLQAARRYLKILQAVRIEHGRAFAELLPSDQEGFRLDVEIDFDTTVIGRQRKVFDLEPVAYAREISRARTFGFMRDVEQLWKAGFALGASLDNTVAIGDDKVINPEGLRYADEFVRHKVLDAIGDLALAGYPIQGEFRSYCGGHRMNVRILEALFADRANYAIVEAEPVYAAPRAVQMAAAAPAAFAPDLH